A single genomic interval of Halomonas sp. GT harbors:
- a CDS encoding ABC transporter ATP-binding protein yields the protein MLDARKITFGFRSQAPLLTQLSFQLERGEWLGLSGDSGAGKSTLGKLLAGLLRPQQGEIYADGKPFPSRGLRPVQWLPQSPELAVNLRWRVKKVLCEAWCPSESLMQDFNIQPDWLSRFPSALSGGELQRVCVLRALAPGVRYLIADEISTMLDPITQAELWQAIRKVADRHQLGVLVISHDAALLARLCSKRFHLAQGTLSAVHDARSAINQC from the coding sequence TTGCTTGATGCGCGAAAAATCACCTTTGGATTCCGTTCTCAAGCACCTCTATTAACGCAACTTTCATTTCAGCTTGAACGGGGAGAATGGTTGGGGCTAAGCGGTGACTCAGGGGCAGGCAAATCTACGCTGGGAAAACTCTTGGCTGGCTTACTGCGGCCACAACAGGGTGAGATTTATGCCGACGGTAAGCCATTCCCCTCTCGTGGGCTGCGGCCGGTTCAGTGGCTACCGCAATCACCGGAACTTGCCGTCAACCTACGTTGGCGAGTAAAGAAAGTACTCTGCGAAGCATGGTGCCCTTCCGAATCATTAATGCAGGACTTTAACATCCAACCTGATTGGCTCTCTCGTTTTCCAAGCGCCTTATCTGGTGGAGAACTACAGCGGGTATGCGTATTGCGAGCATTGGCCCCAGGTGTGCGCTATCTGATCGCGGATGAAATCTCGACCATGCTTGATCCCATCACCCAAGCGGAGCTATGGCAGGCGATAAGAAAGGTTGCCGACCGCCACCAACTAGGCGTACTGGTGATTAGCCATGACGCGGCACTGCTAGCGCGATTGTGTTCTAAACGTTTCCATTTAGCCCAAGGCACGCTTAGTGCAGTTCACGACGCTCGAAGCGCCATAAACCAATGCTAA
- a CDS encoding ATP-binding cassette domain-containing protein yields the protein MLQLENLTLQLPYYKHWWRREWTTCVDNLSLSIQPSEVHAVIGASGAGKSLLAYTIMGLLPEGAKTSGQLFFKGAPLNTERQRQLRGRQLALIPQSLNALDPLASSQRQVSWAARRAGQSRTVAWHSAERALNHYQLNLHAQRAYPHQLSGGMARRVLAAMAQIGNASLIIADEPSVGLDPQQRDRVLASLKALALEGKAVMLITHDLRHALPVADHVTILRRGQCIETTPASAFQGNGEQLKSAYARALWNALPDNTFSTQVRASESATHANATGLPKEPTIA from the coding sequence ATGCTGCAGTTAGAAAACCTGACGTTGCAATTGCCCTACTACAAGCACTGGTGGCGACGAGAGTGGACCACCTGCGTTGATAACCTGTCGTTAAGCATACAACCTAGTGAAGTACATGCGGTGATCGGTGCATCCGGCGCAGGAAAAAGCCTGCTAGCCTACACGATTATGGGATTACTGCCGGAAGGGGCAAAAACCAGTGGCCAGCTATTTTTTAAAGGTGCGCCATTGAACACTGAGCGCCAGCGCCAGCTAAGAGGCCGCCAGTTGGCTCTTATTCCTCAGTCCCTCAATGCTCTAGACCCGCTCGCTAGCAGCCAACGCCAAGTCAGTTGGGCAGCTCGCCGGGCAGGGCAAAGCAGAACTGTCGCTTGGCACAGCGCAGAGCGTGCACTAAATCATTATCAGCTCAACTTACACGCCCAGCGGGCATACCCCCACCAGCTTTCAGGCGGTATGGCGCGGCGTGTTTTAGCCGCCATGGCCCAAATAGGTAACGCTAGCCTGATTATTGCCGACGAACCAAGCGTAGGATTGGATCCTCAGCAGCGCGACCGTGTATTGGCCTCCCTGAAGGCCCTCGCGCTTGAGGGTAAGGCCGTCATGCTAATTACCCATGATTTGCGCCATGCGTTACCCGTTGCCGACCACGTAACGATACTGCGCCGTGGACAGTGCATTGAAACCACCCCAGCCAGTGCCTTTCAAGGCAATGGAGAGCAGCTTAAAAGCGCTTATGCCCGGGCGCTATGGAATGCTCTACCCGACAACACCTTTAGTACTCAGGTACGTGCTAGCGAAAGCGCCACTCATGCTAATGCCACTGGCCTACCAAAGGAGCCAACCATTGCTTGA
- a CDS encoding ABC transporter permease, with amino-acid sequence MKMNQPRLAVAGYIGLLLILLVLLISSSWWAGHSAAQMQFDARLMPPSSSHWLGTDALGRELWARTLAGLRLSFWVGLSAALLGTLIALTLATLATLSTTLDALVSLLIDTLLSVPHLILLLLLAFALGGGTQAVIIAVALTHWPSLARILRAELFSLRHAPYVAISQALGKSRCFILAHHLLPHVLPQCIVGALLLFPHAILHEAALTFLGVGLDPTQPAIGVLLADAMRYLTGGGWWLGVFPGLGLLLMVLSIDRLATQLRRAL; translated from the coding sequence ATGAAGATGAATCAACCACGCTTAGCCGTCGCTGGCTATATTGGCCTTCTACTCATATTGTTGGTTTTGCTGATAAGTAGCTCATGGTGGGCAGGTCATAGCGCGGCACAAATGCAGTTTGATGCGCGCCTTATGCCACCAAGCAGCAGCCACTGGCTAGGCACCGATGCTTTAGGACGCGAGCTATGGGCGCGGACACTGGCTGGGTTAAGGCTCAGCTTCTGGGTCGGGCTAAGCGCTGCGCTACTCGGCACACTCATTGCGTTAACGCTAGCGACGCTGGCCACACTTTCAACCACGTTAGATGCTCTCGTTAGCCTGCTGATTGACACGCTGTTAAGCGTACCGCATCTGATATTACTACTACTGTTAGCCTTTGCTTTAGGTGGTGGCACACAGGCAGTGATTATTGCGGTGGCGCTTACCCATTGGCCAAGTTTAGCCAGGATACTGCGGGCAGAACTCTTTTCCCTACGTCATGCTCCCTATGTCGCTATTTCCCAAGCACTAGGAAAAAGCCGCTGTTTTATTTTAGCACACCACTTACTTCCCCATGTACTCCCCCAGTGCATTGTTGGTGCGCTGTTGTTGTTTCCTCACGCCATTCTGCATGAAGCCGCACTGACTTTCCTAGGCGTGGGGTTAGACCCTACCCAACCCGCTATTGGTGTATTACTAGCTGATGCCATGCGCTACTTAACCGGGGGGGGTTGGTGGTTAGGGGTATTCCCGGGCCTAGGGTTACTGCTGATGGTGCTATCGATTGATCGTTTAGCGACGCAGTTGCGTCGCGCTCTATAA
- a CDS encoding ABC transporter permease yields MRLIKALASRLVRLALVLLCVAIVTFGLVMLSPIDPVDAYLGPQMAQVSPEQHALIAERWGFDTLPIVQFGHWLSQLLNGELGWSHIYNQPVSEVISQRFQRSFILLGSAWLMSLVVGFALGVIAGAKEGSLLDQLISGYAYIIASTPAFWLGMLAVLLFSVYLGWTPTCCAGPVGVLNQDVSTLTRLHHLILPITTLALLGIATVTLHTRARMIALMNSDIALHAFAQGASRSDIAWRHGLRHASLPALTLAFASLGELFGGSILIEQVFAYPGLGQATVEAGLRSDVPLLLGIALFTALFVSVGNLIADSLHPLIDPRMAQEQP; encoded by the coding sequence GTGCGATTGATTAAGGCACTGGCAAGCCGTTTAGTACGGCTAGCATTAGTATTGCTGTGCGTCGCTATAGTGACGTTTGGGTTAGTCATGCTCTCGCCTATTGACCCTGTGGATGCCTACCTTGGCCCTCAAATGGCACAGGTAAGCCCAGAACAACACGCCTTAATCGCTGAAAGGTGGGGCTTTGACACTTTACCGATCGTTCAATTTGGCCATTGGCTAAGCCAATTGTTAAATGGCGAGTTAGGTTGGAGCCATATCTACAATCAACCGGTCAGTGAGGTTATCTCTCAGCGTTTCCAACGCTCTTTTATCTTGCTGGGTAGCGCTTGGCTAATGTCGTTGGTTGTTGGCTTTGCGTTGGGCGTCATCGCGGGTGCAAAAGAAGGCTCACTACTTGACCAGCTGATTAGTGGCTACGCCTATATAATCGCCTCAACACCTGCTTTTTGGCTTGGCATGCTGGCTGTACTACTGTTTTCCGTTTATCTCGGCTGGACTCCGACCTGCTGCGCCGGGCCTGTAGGCGTACTCAATCAAGACGTAAGCACGCTGACGCGATTACACCATTTGATACTACCGATAACGACACTGGCCCTGCTAGGCATCGCTACCGTCACCCTTCATACCCGCGCACGCATGATAGCGCTGATGAACTCCGACATTGCCCTCCACGCTTTCGCCCAAGGAGCCAGCCGATCAGATATCGCCTGGCGTCATGGTCTACGTCATGCCAGCCTCCCGGCACTAACACTCGCTTTTGCTTCGCTGGGAGAGCTGTTTGGCGGCTCAATATTAATTGAGCAGGTATTTGCTTACCCCGGCCTTGGTCAAGCTACCGTTGAAGCAGGACTACGCAGCGATGTCCCCTTGCTTCTTGGGATCGCGCTGTTTACCGCGCTGTTTGTCAGTGTCGGCAACCTGATCGCAGATAGCCTGCACCCACTTATCGACCCACGCATGGCACAGGAACAGCCATGA
- a CDS encoding ABC transporter substrate-binding protein: MRRTILLGLAATCVAFSSPAFSKEQLVLAIGGEPEQGFDPLLGWGQYGSPLFQSTLLTRGHDLTPEAGLATAWTLSEDRLTWILTLRDDARFSDGTPLTAKDVAYTFNAAKQAGGRADLSALNKASAIDNTTVELSLNAPRITFIDQLMTLGIVPDANRENGYREGYGRQPLGSGPYRLVEWQEGEQLIVERNPYFHGPIPPFERLVFVFTGEESTLSAAHAGQLDLAAVPPALATNLPSDMQRIVMESVDNRGILFPMQPATGEQAASGAPIGNDVTADRAIRRAVNLALDRNTLVDVALNGFGRPAFGPADGLPWSLNDESFTAPDSERANEILDAAGWERHADGLRYKNGQPARFRLTYPASDTTRQLLAQVSAEMVRPLGIEMQPTGRHWDEIQREALHQDAIVFGFGSHSPQEVYYLFHSQHAGFGFYNSGYYSNATVDSHLEAAQAAAGAEEANRHWQAAQWDGNTGYGFRGDTSWAWMVNLAHVYAANTCLDLGELGIAPHGHGWPITANLLEWRWTCD; this comes from the coding sequence ATGCGTCGTACTATCTTACTGGGTCTGGCGGCTACGTGCGTCGCGTTTAGTTCCCCTGCCTTCAGCAAAGAGCAATTGGTTCTGGCAATCGGCGGAGAGCCCGAGCAGGGATTCGACCCACTGCTTGGCTGGGGCCAGTACGGTAGTCCGCTTTTTCAATCGACGTTGCTAACCCGCGGACATGACCTTACTCCAGAAGCCGGTTTGGCTACCGCGTGGACACTGTCAGAAGATCGACTCACCTGGATACTCACTCTGCGCGATGACGCTCGCTTTAGTGACGGCACACCGTTAACTGCCAAGGATGTTGCCTACACCTTTAATGCCGCAAAGCAAGCCGGTGGCCGGGCCGATTTAAGCGCACTGAACAAAGCCAGCGCCATCGATAATACAACCGTGGAGCTCTCTTTAAACGCGCCGCGTATTACCTTCATCGATCAGTTAATGACGCTTGGTATCGTTCCTGACGCTAACAGAGAAAACGGTTATCGCGAAGGGTACGGTAGACAACCGCTAGGCTCAGGCCCTTATCGGCTAGTCGAATGGCAAGAGGGCGAGCAACTAATTGTTGAGCGGAATCCCTATTTCCATGGCCCCATACCGCCCTTTGAACGACTGGTGTTTGTATTTACTGGCGAAGAGTCCACGTTAAGCGCGGCCCATGCTGGGCAGCTCGACCTTGCCGCTGTGCCACCAGCACTCGCCACCAATCTGCCAAGCGATATGCAGCGCATCGTAATGGAAAGCGTCGATAATCGAGGTATTCTGTTTCCTATGCAGCCTGCCACGGGCGAGCAGGCCGCGTCTGGTGCGCCTATCGGTAACGATGTTACTGCCGATCGTGCGATACGCCGGGCGGTTAATCTTGCCCTTGATCGAAACACACTCGTTGACGTCGCCCTAAATGGTTTTGGACGCCCCGCCTTTGGCCCTGCAGATGGGTTACCCTGGAGCCTTAATGACGAATCCTTTACAGCACCCGACAGTGAACGTGCCAATGAGATACTTGATGCAGCAGGCTGGGAGCGCCATGCCGACGGGCTACGCTATAAAAACGGCCAGCCCGCCCGTTTTCGCTTGACCTACCCTGCCAGCGACACCACTCGCCAACTGCTCGCTCAGGTAAGCGCCGAGATGGTACGCCCCCTGGGCATTGAGATGCAGCCGACAGGCCGTCACTGGGACGAAATACAGCGTGAAGCACTGCACCAAGACGCCATCGTCTTCGGCTTTGGCAGTCACAGCCCACAAGAGGTGTACTACCTGTTTCATAGCCAGCACGCGGGGTTTGGCTTCTATAACAGTGGCTATTACTCAAACGCGACGGTGGATAGCCACCTAGAAGCCGCTCAAGCGGCCGCAGGGGCAGAAGAAGCTAACCGCCACTGGCAAGCCGCCCAGTGGGATGGCAATACGGGCTATGGCTTTAGGGGCGATACTAGCTGGGCATGGATGGTTAACCTAGCCCATGTATATGCAGCCAACACCTGCCTGGACCTTGGGGAATTAGGCATTGCTCCTCACGGCCACGGCTGGCCAATTACCGCCAACCTGCTTGAATGGCGCTGGACGTGCGATTGA
- the nikR gene encoding nickel-responsive transcriptional regulator NikR — MQRVTVTLDEELLSEVDALMHARGYQNRSEAIRDLTRSGLKQAKEEVAPEAPCMGALVYVYDHAARDLSKRLTRHSHDHHDLTLSTLHVHINHDSCLEVALLKGQGSALKQFSDEVTSSRSVRYGQLVIIPEE; from the coding sequence ATGCAACGGGTAACGGTAACGCTGGATGAGGAACTACTGAGCGAGGTCGATGCATTGATGCATGCGCGCGGCTACCAAAACCGCTCAGAAGCGATACGCGATTTAACACGGAGTGGGTTAAAGCAGGCCAAAGAGGAGGTTGCGCCCGAAGCGCCGTGTATGGGCGCGCTCGTCTATGTGTACGATCATGCGGCGCGAGATTTATCGAAACGCTTAACCCGACACTCTCATGATCATCATGATCTAACGCTTTCGACGCTTCATGTGCATATTAATCATGACAGCTGTCTGGAAGTGGCGTTATTAAAGGGGCAGGGCAGCGCGTTGAAGCAGTTTTCTGATGAAGTGACATCGTCACGTAGCGTGCGCTATGGACAGTTGGTGATTATCCCTGAGGAGTAA
- a CDS encoding FKBP-type peptidyl-prolyl cis-trans isomerase yields MQIAQNSVVAFHYTLTNDAGEVLDSSEGREPLTYLHGAGNIIPGLEKELEGRAEGDKLNVKVTPEEGYGEVQEQLMQEVPRDAFQGVESIEPGMQFQAQTQGGPLMVTVKKVEGDTVVVDGNHPLAGQHLNFDVEIATVREASQEEVEHGHVHGEGGVEH; encoded by the coding sequence ATGCAAATTGCGCAAAACTCGGTTGTCGCGTTCCACTACACCCTGACCAATGATGCAGGTGAAGTGCTAGACAGTTCCGAAGGCCGTGAGCCGCTGACGTATCTACACGGCGCTGGCAATATTATTCCGGGTCTGGAAAAAGAACTCGAAGGCCGTGCCGAAGGCGATAAGCTGAACGTAAAAGTAACCCCAGAAGAGGGCTACGGTGAAGTTCAAGAACAGCTGATGCAAGAAGTACCTCGCGATGCGTTCCAAGGTGTTGAAAGCATTGAGCCGGGCATGCAGTTCCAGGCCCAGACTCAAGGCGGCCCGCTGATGGTTACCGTCAAGAAAGTTGAAGGCGACACAGTTGTAGTTGATGGCAACCACCCGCTGGCTGGCCAACATCTTAACTTCGATGTTGAGATTGCAACCGTTCGTGAAGCGAGCCAGGAAGAAGTCGAGCACGGTCATGTGCACGGCGAAGGCGGCGTAGAGCACTAA
- a CDS encoding glycine zipper 2TM domain-containing protein yields MKRLLPIAALSILTLAGCANTAPYSGDVYRGNQAQTGQSVAYGTIVAVRPVQIQADSRTGNLLGGGGGAVIGGLLGSQVGGGSGRQLATVAGALGGAVAGTAVEDRANRISALEMEIRRDDGTDVIVVQSADRQYQAGQRVRLIGSGANLSVAPY; encoded by the coding sequence ATGAAACGTTTACTACCTATTGCAGCATTGAGCATTCTCACGCTGGCAGGTTGTGCAAACACTGCGCCTTACTCAGGTGATGTATACCGTGGTAATCAAGCGCAAACAGGCCAAAGCGTGGCCTATGGCACTATCGTGGCGGTTCGTCCTGTACAAATCCAAGCAGACAGCCGTACAGGCAACCTGTTGGGCGGTGGTGGCGGTGCTGTCATCGGCGGTCTGCTAGGCAGCCAAGTTGGCGGTGGTTCTGGTCGTCAGCTAGCAACTGTCGCGGGTGCATTGGGTGGCGCAGTTGCCGGTACCGCAGTGGAAGACCGCGCAAACCGCATTAGCGCGTTAGAAATGGAAATTCGTCGCGATGATGGCACGGACGTAATCGTGGTCCAAAGTGCTGACCGTCAATATCAAGCAGGTCAGCGTGTTCGCCTGATTGGCAGCGGCGCTAACTTAAGCGTAGCTCCTTACTAA